The sequence below is a genomic window from Chlamydia suis.
GCAATCCTCAAATACCAAAGCTTTTCCTAACAACGCATACTCGATATCTTGCATGCGGCGTACTATTTCAGACTCTGTTTTCATGTTTTTCTAAAAAAATACAGTGCGTGCTATCCTAATAACATCCTGATTATTTCACTAATCAGGACAGTTGTGGATAGGTTATATCACGAGGGATTTCGTGGGTAAAGGGATTTTATCTTTGCAGCAAGAAATGTCGTTAGAACATTGCGAAAAGTCCTATCAGGAAGTTTTAAAAATTCGACAAGAATCCTATTGGAAACGCATGAGAAGCTTCTCTTTATTCGAGATTATCATGCATTGGACCGCATCATTAAATAAACACACTTGCAGATCTTATCGAGGAGCTTTTTTGTCTTTAGAGAAGATCGGATTATTGTCCTTAGATATGAATCTACAAGAATTTTCTCTTTTGAACCACAACCTGATATTAGACGCGATAAAAAAAATTCCCTCATCAAAAGCGTCTTGGACAGAAGGAACCAAACAAGTTCGTGCGGCCAGCTATATTTCTTTGACTAGATTTTTAAATAGAATGACTCAAGGGATTGTTACTATCGCACAGCCCTCTAAACAAGAAAACAGCCGAACATTCTTTAAAACTAGAGAAATTGTAAAAACAAACGCGATGAACCAATCTCAAACAGTTTCGTTTTTAAATGAGTTAAAAAAAATCAACACTAGAGATTGGCTAATTGCTCAAACCATGCTACAAGGAGGCAAGCGATCCTCTGAAGTCTTAAGCTTGGAGATTAATCAGATATGTTTTCAACAAGCCACCATCTCTTTCTCCCAGCTTAAGAACCGTCAGACAGAAAAGAGGATTATTATAACTTATCCTCAGAAGTTCATGCACTCTTTAAGAGAGTACATTGGGCTACGAAGAGGTTTGGTCTTCGTAACTAGCTCTGGAAAAATGGTGGGGTTAAGGCAAATCGCCCGCACGTTCTCTCAAGCAGGACTGCAAGCATCGATCCCATTTAAGATAACCCCGCACGTGCTTAGAGCAACCGCCGTGACAGAGTACAAGCGCCTAGGGTGTTCAGACTCTGACATCATGAAGGTCACAGGACACGCAACCGCAAAGATGATATTTGCGTACGATAAATCCTCCAGAGAAGACAACGCTTCAAAGAAGATGGCTCTAATATAGTCTACAAAGGTTTTTTCACGCAACAAAAACGCATATAATTTTAATTATATCACAGCATGTTCGGCAAACATAAAATAGAACTTCCCCCAGAACATGCATAAGAACATAAGCTTTGCCTTGAAGAAAGACAGGAAACTCGCATAATTTCTTCGTCTCTCAACCCTATTTGCTTCAAATAAATCAACGCACTAGCTCTAAGAACTCTTGGAGTAATTTTTGTTGTCATTGCACTCCGAAGCGCTGCAATTTTAAAATTATGCGCAACTTGACTTGTTGTTGTTGGAGATCCATCTTCAGAAATAAATACAAAGCCGTTTCTCTTGCCGACATACTCTTTCAACTCTTCTATCAAGCTAAAAGGAAATGTAATCAAGACATTAACTTCTTTGTTTTGTCTTTTTTTAATGCGAAAAGCAATTTGGTTAGACGCGAAAAAAATATCCTCTTTACGCAAAGACAAAATCTCGTCCAGTTTCCTAACGCCTTGCACAATTAGCTTCCCAATCAGATAATCTCTGTAATTCACCAAACGAAGCGCATCAAAAAATATAGTCCACTCCCTTTTAGAAATAGAGACTGTTTTGACTTTATCTCTAATTTTAAAAAATGTGGTGTTTCCGAACTCTTTAGAAGGAATGGCAGGCTTAATATATCCTTTGGTTAATCTGCATAAAAACTTGGTGAACGATATATAACAGGCTGCTCTAGCCTGTTTAGAGGCTTCAGAAAAAACCTTTCCGTTAAATGCGGTGGTAGACTTGATCTTAAACAAAGATTCGTTGTGGTCAAAAGAGATGGCTTTTTCCAGCGTTTCCGTTAGGTCAAATATCTCTAAAGAAACTAAAAACTTGATTCCGGATGCGTAATTTTTTCTAGTTAAAGGAGATAGTGTTGACAGCCAAATTTCCGCA
It includes:
- a CDS encoding site-specific integrase, with the translated sequence MGKGILSLQQEMSLEHCEKSYQEVLKIRQESYWKRMRSFSLFEIIMHWTASLNKHTCRSYRGAFLSLEKIGLLSLDMNLQEFSLLNHNLILDAIKKIPSSKASWTEGTKQVRAASYISLTRFLNRMTQGIVTIAQPSKQENSRTFFKTREIVKTNAMNQSQTVSFLNELKKINTRDWLIAQTMLQGGKRSSEVLSLEINQICFQQATISFSQLKNRQTEKRIIITYPQKFMHSLREYIGLRRGLVFVTSSGKMVGLRQIARTFSQAGLQASIPFKITPHVLRATAVTEYKRLGCSDSDIMKVTGHATAKMIFAYDKSSREDNASKKMALI
- a CDS encoding site-specific integrase, with the translated sequence MDSRVCHRSRLFLTFGDAAEIWLSTLSPLTRKNYASGIKFLVSLEIFDLTETLEKAISFDHNESLFKIKSTTAFNGKVFSEASKQARAACYISFTKFLCRLTKGYIKPAIPSKEFGNTTFFKIRDKVKTVSISKREWTIFFDALRLVNYRDYLIGKLIVQGVRKLDEILSLRKEDIFFASNQIAFRIKKRQNKEVNVLITFPFSLIEELKEYVGKRNGFVFISEDGSPTTTSQVAHNFKIAALRSAMTTKITPRVLRASALIYLKQIGLRDEEIMRVSCLSSRQSLCSYACSGGSSILCLPNML